Proteins from one Podospora pseudocomata strain CBS 415.72m chromosome 4, whole genome shotgun sequence genomic window:
- a CDS encoding putative NRPS-like protein biosynthetic cluster (SMCOG1002:AMP-dependent synthetase and ligase; COG:Q; antiSMASH:Cluster_6; EggNog:ENOG503NTWI) gives MLSPTVLVDRLAVDKPNDVWAKTPVTSFQGEAGWEDITFSLLKNAVDATSDFIVRKFGPGETEEVLAYMGINDIRYPFVILGALKAGYRTLSPSPRNSKEGNLALLKTTKCSKFLCSGEFFSHIAKLSTSMPSLQMLQIPTVDELLMPFTPASTTPKGRASYSDHETLIILHTSGTTGLPKPIHIKAGVFSTFETITSIPTPPGRTSTHCSLLLTRLVLSVTPFFHIFGINFLLRALHYQKPIVLLPADKPPTAELILECIGKTKPSALASAPSMIEDICRLPTGLSVLSTLDFVFYGGAPLAEACGNQISEVTSLYNGIGSTEAFFMPTLRLKDPKDWQYFEWNLEAGMVMEPTEENPNLAEAVIKRRPDGKYQFAFWNFPELQEWRTHDLFEEHPTKKGLWKFVGRLDDIIVLSNGEKINPVAFEKIVDGHPWVQGALMLGAGHFQAGILIEPSKDHQGDDKEEFIDKIWPLIEEANAEYPAYARVWRSTIMLTKPEKPFKRASKGSMMRRATCKLYETEIEQLYKTQEMAVEESDAAGQSNDDVQELVRKTVRSVLGSRAARLTDDANIFQLGADSLQALQLSRILTSSRLKCNAKTVYDNPTVVQLAKAVSASKKDQSPENAVSREERMSAMIYRHSRFPKLASPPSPPKSPPATFNILLIGSTGSLGSYILKELLDTPTYPRSSASIALRTPESVNKSPLTIVVLVPSPHPESSETSAPNFSLEFPHDFASLQQQTDMIIINAWPVNFNSPLEAFEPVIAGTKQCADFSSGSPRKPHIVFISSVASILNWAAVRHIPEDGSEIIIGEDWDPDNSLPAKQGYGESKHVAASILSNALHAGHINSVAVLRVGQLAGAAEKSGVWNRQEWLPSLLKTSTATLHLPSSLPSPIDWVPTDLAARAVVDLSLSSYHRSTTTVQTFNLVNPHTVSWSFLVPGIQEFYSPTRNIRIIPYTDWVDELKRISPTATDEQIEQMPALKLLDFFEGLNKAPVASTGGEEGKQVEVRFATGHAVAKSKAMAGMGAINGRMMRKWMEEWGF, from the exons ATGTTGTCCCCTACCGTCCTTGTCGACCGTCTGGCCGTAGACAAACCAAACGACGTGTGGGCCAAAACCCCCGTGACTTCATTCCAAGGAGAAGCCGGCTGGGAGGACATCACCttttccctcctcaaaaatGCCGTCGACGCGACGTCTGATTTCATCGTCCGGAAATTTGGGCCAGGAGAAACTGAGGAGGTGCTTGCTTACATGGGTATTAATGATATCCGGTACCCCTTTGTCATTCTCGGCGCCCTCAAGGCAGGCTACAGGACCCTTTCACCGTCGCCCCGTAACTCAAAAGAGGGGAACTTGGCGCTCCTCAAGACAACAAAATGCTCAAAGTTTCTTTGCTCGGGGGAATTCTTTTCTCATATCGCCAAGCTGTCGACATCCATGCCGAGCCTCCAAATGCTCCAGATCCCAACCGTCGACGAACTTCTCATGCCGTTCACCCCCGCTTCGACAACTCCAAAGGGACGGGCCAGCTACTCAGACCATGAGACTCTCATAATCCTCCATACAAGCGGCACAACCGGCCTCCCCAAGCCCATCCACATCAAGGCCGGCGTCTTTTCCACCTTTGAGACGATCACATCTATCCCCACCCCGCCAGGCCGCACCAGCACCCACTgttctctcctcctcacccgcctcgTCTTATCCGTGACTCCCTTTTTCCACATCTTTGGCATaaacttcctcctccgtgCCCTCCACTACCAAAAgcccatcgtcctcctcccagccGACAAGCCACCCACAGCGGAGCTCATCCTGGAATGTATCGGCAAGACCAAGCCCAGCGCCCTTGCCTCGGCCCCTTCCATGATAGAGGACATCTGCCGCCTCCCGACTGGCCTCTCCGTCCTCTCCACTCTAGACTTTGTCTTTTACGGTGGCGCCCCTCTGGCAGAAGCGTGCGGGAACCAAATCTCAGAGGTGACTTCCCTCTACAACGGCATCGGATCCACcgaggccttcttcatgCCTACGCTCCGACTCAAAGACCCCAAAGACTGGCAGTATTTCGAGTGGAACCTAGAAGCTGGCATGGTGATGGAGCCGACGGAGGAGAACCCAAACTTGGCAGAGGCTGTAATCAAGCGGCGTCCAGATGGCAAGTACCAGTTTGCCTTTTGGAACTTTCCGGAATTGCAAGAATGGCGGACTCATGACCTGTTTGAGGAGCATCCCACCAAGAAGGGGCTGTGGAAGTTCGTCGGGAGGCTGGATGATATCATTGTCTTGAGTAACGGAGAAAAGATCAACCCGGTGGCGTTTGAGAAGATTGTTGATGGCCATCCGTGGGTTCAGGGGGCTTTGATGCTTGGCGCGGGACATTTCCAAGCAGGGATACTGATTGAGCCATCAAAGGATCATCAGGGTGatgacaaggaggagtttATCGACAAGATCTGGCCGTTGATCGAGGAGGCCAACGCCGAGTATCCTGCGTATGCGAGAGTGTGGAGGTCAACAATTATGTTGACCAAGCCAGAGAAGCCGTTCAAACGAGCTTCCAAAGGCTCCATGATGAGACGGGCGACGTGTAAGCTGTACGAAACCGAGATCGAGCAGCTTTACAAGACGCAGGAAATGgctgtcgaggaatctgatgCAGCAGGCCAAAGCAATGATGATGTTCAAGAACTTGTTCGGAAAACCGTCCGCTCTGTCCTCGGAAGTCGGGCGGCCAGGCTGACTGATGATGCCAATATTTTCCAACTGGGCGCCGACTCATTGCAGGCATTGCAGCTTAGCCGTATCTTGACTTCGTCTCGCCTTAAATGCAACGCCAAAACAGTCTATGACAATCCGACTGTCGTCCAGTTAGCAAAGGCAGTCAGTGCTTCTAAAAAAGACCAAAGCCCTGAGAATGCGGTCTCCCGCGAAGAGCGCATGTCAGCCATGATCTACCGCCACTCGCGCTTCCCGAAGTTggcatcacccccctcacctcccaagtCACCGCCCGCAACtttcaacatcctcctcatcggctcGACCGGATCGTTGGGAAGTTACATTCTCAAAGAGCTCCTAGACACACCGACATATCCCAGATCTTCTGCCTCAATCGCTCTGCGAACGCCCGAGAGCGTCAACAAAAGTCCTTTGACGATCGTGGTCTTGGttccatctccccatcccgaGTCCA GTGAAACCTCGGCGCCCAACTTTAGCCTCGAGTTCCCTCATGACTTCGCCTCtctccagcagcaaaccgacatgatcatcatcaatgcCTGGCCCGTCAACTTCAACAGCCCACTCGAGGCTTTTGAGCCCGTCATCGCCGGCACAAAGCAGTGCGCCGACTTTTCTTCAGGCTCCCCTCGCAAACCTCACATCGTgttcatctcctccgtcgCAAGCATCCTCAACTGGGCTGCCGTTCGCCACATCCCCGAAGACGGCAGCGAGATCATCATCGGCGAAGACTGGGACCCGGACAACAGCCTCCCGGCCAAACAGGGATATGGCGAGTCAAAACACGTCGCGGCATCCATCTTATCCAACGCCCTCCACGCAGGCCACATCAACTCGGTCGCCGTCCTCCGAGTCGGCCAGCTCGCCGGAGCAGCCGAAAAGTCCGGTGTCTGGAACCGACAAG AATggctcccctccctcctcaaaacctccaccgcaaccctccacctcccctcctccctcccctcccccatcgaCTGGGTCCCCACCGACCTCGCCGCCCGCGCCGTCGTcgacctctccctctcctcctaCCAccgctccaccaccaccgtccaaACCTTCAACCTCGTCAACCCCCACACAGTCTCCTGGTCCTTCCTCGTCCCCGGAATCCAAGAGTTCTATTCCCCCACCCGCAACATCAGAATAATCCCCTACACCGACTGGGTCGACGAGCTGAAGCGCATTAGCCCCACAGCCACCGATGAGCAGATCGAGCAGATGCCCGCGTTGAAACTCCTCGACTTCTTCGAGGGACTAAACAAGGCACCTGTTGCCAGCAcaggcggagaggagggcaagcAGGTCGAGGTGCGGTTCGCGACGGGACACGCCGTGGCGAAGAGCAAGGCGATGGCGGGGATGGGTGCGATCAACGgtcggatgatgaggaagtgGATGGAAGAATGGGGATTTTAA
- a CDS encoding hypothetical protein (EggNog:ENOG503PYG2; antiSMASH:Cluster_6): MKLSLLLLGLLTAIQASPAPAPVPAPVSAIEVRSPTDLSAREKVVSRTINLSSTLVIRDDEPWPVNHRTYTRTHTLAPVIIGTKTGYTQKVTYEARVGGEIRVEVHLTLTLRPSDLSVLVNYQMLLFEGTSTSTKDLDGKIEGSRRVFKNTDGMIKNTVHNTDEGGDRAGLELKVVNAP, translated from the coding sequence ATGAAGCTCTcactccttctcctcggcctcctcacaGCCATCCAAGCCTCCCCAGCTCCGGCCCCGGTCCCGGCCCCGGTCTCAGCCATCGAAGTCCGCTCGCCCACCGACCTCTCCGCCCGAGAAAAGGTCGTCTCCCgcaccatcaacctctcctccaccctcgtcATCCGCGACGACGAGCCCTGGCCGGTCAACCACAGAACATACACCCGCACCCACACCCTCGCCCCCGTCATCATCGGCACCAAGACCGGGTACACCCAGAAAGTCACCTACGAGGCCAGAGTCGGCGGCGAGATCCGCGTCGAGGTGCACTTGACCCTGACGCTTCGCCCTTCTGACTTGTCGGTGCTTGTCAACTACCAGATGCTGCTGTTTGAGGggaccagcaccagcaccaaggATCTCGACGGGAAGATTGAGGGCTCGCGTCGGGTTTTCAAGAACACGGATGGGATGATCAAGAATACGGTGCACAACActgatgagggtggtgatcGGGCTGGGTTGGAGCTCAAGGTTGTCAATGCCCCTTGA
- a CDS encoding hypothetical protein (EggNog:ENOG503NVCC; COG:U; COG:Y; antiSMASH:Cluster_6), whose translation MDKQTLVGLLVDSQVPDTQRVKAVTAELQQNYFKDPQSLLLLIEIVATHEDPNVRQLASVQATRLAVKHWEKVAAGQKGQVREALVQAVMREQLARARHAESRLVAAIAALDLEDGQWPDLVPSLLNLGANADVTQREIGSFIIMSVLEENPVAFADDMMKLLELFSHTLRDSASAEVRINSMMSVGAMLMLFEPLEDEESVAKLQTLIPAMVDVLKDAVTAQDDEKITNAFEVFQQFLAYESALLGNYLRDLVQFMIDLAANKQADDDVRSQAISFLVQTVRYRRMKIQGMKGMGEQLTQKSLLILTEIDDDEDEDEMSPARSALSLLDALSSDLPPRQVIVPLLDALPQMTSHAEPGFRKAGVLALGNVVEGSPDFVASQIESIMPSVIALLNDNDVGVRHTALIGLAHLADEIAEELIPFNEAIMTGLVKNLQAATAETQDQSLAKKNIEIIRSVCGALDAMSDALESDFMKQYSGELIGLIGGLINHDNHKVKIAASGALGAIAESLGSDFKPSFETIVRALAPYLQIKSSEDDLAVRSGVLDAMARMAVSVGAEAFQPYVVDIMQSSHEGLHLDNTRLRESSFILWSSLAKVYGKEFAPFLPDVFQALFNSLQLEEEEMVLKLSEEEKGIVGTDDDIIAAGKKIKIKDLEDEESFMEEDDDDDEWDEIGVSLEALEKEVALEILGDLLTHACGPTEIAQYLEKSIEMVAPLAEHSYEGCRKCAISTLWRAYARVWQLMEQETGSSWEPGLPLKQAPTQTIVKLGEIVTKATSAIWQQEADRSVVTDINRNVAATLKTCGPAIIADNVFLTETITAVGAIITRSHPCQQDLGDDDEEQEVLGSSEYDWLVIDTALDVVIGLAIALGPDFNELWKIFEKPILKFAGSEAENIERSTGVGVIAECAANMGETVTPYTEKLLKLLLKRLSDTDQETKSNAAYAVGQLIFSSTASNIYLPHYQTILQKLEPMLQIPEARIKDNAAGCLCRMIMAHADQVPLPHVLPALVGLLPLKEDFEENTPVYQCISKLFELNEPTIQGLAPQLIPVFEAVLSPPADQLDDETREIVRHIVQGLFKLNQGLFNNHPTVLQLAGLA comes from the exons ATGGACAAGCAAACGTTGGTGGGCCTCCTCGTGGACTCACAAGTCC CCGATACCCAGAGAGTCAAGGCCGTCACAGCTGAGCTCCAACAAAACTACTTCAAAGACCCCCAgtcgctcctcctcctgatcGAGATTGTTGCGACACACGAGGACCCCAATGTTCGGCAGCTCGCCTCGGTCCAGGCCACCCGCCTGGCCGTCAAGCACTGGGAAAAGGTCGCCGCAGGACAGAAGGGCCAGGTCCGCGAGGCTCTCGTCCAGGCTGTCATGAGAGAGCAGCTCGCCAGAGCCCGCCATGCCGAGTCCCGTCTCGTCGCCGCCATCGCTGCCCTTGATCTGGAGGATGGCCAGTGGCCCGACCTGGTGCCTTCGCTGCTCAACTTGGGCGCCAATGCCGATGTCACACAGCGCGAGATTGgctccttcatcatcatgagtGTTCTCGAGGAGAACCCAGTCGCGTTTGCCGACGACATGATGAAGTTGCTCGAGCTTTTCAGCCATACCCTTCGTGACTCGGCCAGCGCAGAGGTTCGCATCAACAGCATGATGTCGGTTGGCGCCATGCTCATGCTCTTCGAGCctctcgaggatgaggagagcgTCGCCAAGCTCCAGACCCTCATCCCCGCCATGGTGGATGTGCTCAAGGATGCTGTCACGGCCCAGGACGATGAGAAGATAACCAACGCCTTCGAGGTCTTCCAGCAATTCCTGGCTTATGAGTCCGCGTTACTTGGCAATTATCTCAGGGACCTGGTCCAGTTCATGATCGATCTCGCGGCCAACAAGCAGGCGGACGATGACGTTCGCTCCCAGGCCATCTCCTTCCTGGTTCAGACTGTTCGCTACCGCCGCATGAAGATCCAAGGCATGAAGGGCATGGGCGAGCAGCTCACACAAAAGAGCTTGTTGATCCTTACCGAGattgacgatgacgaggatgaggacgagatGTCCCCTGCCCGCTCTGCTCTCTCCTTGTTGGACGCACTGTCGAGtgatctccctcctcgccaggtCATTGTCCCTCTGCTTGATGCGCTTCCACAGATGACCAGCCACGCCGAGCCAGGGTTCAGAAAGGCCGGtgtccttgccctcggcAACGTGGTCGAGGGCTCCCCGGATTTCGTCGCCTCCCAGATCGAGTCCATCATGCCATCTGTCATCGCCCTCCTGAACGATAACGATGTCGGTGTTCGTCACACGGCCTTGATTGGCCTTGCCCACCTTGCCGACGAGATCGCCGAGGAGCTTATTCCCTTCAACGAGGCTATCATGACCGGTCTAGTCAAGAACCTCCAGGCTGCCACTGCCGAGACTCAGGACCAGTCTCTTGCCAAGAAGAATATCGAGATCATCCGCTCCGTTTGCGGTGCTCTTGACGCCATGTCTGATGCCCTCGAATCCGACTTCATGAAGCAATACTCTGGTGAGCTTATTGGCCTCATCGGCGGTCTTATCAACCACGACAATCACAAGGTCAAGATCGCTGCCTCTGGCGCCCTGGGTGCCATTGCCGAGTCTCTGGGCTCCGACTTCAAGCCTTCTTTCGAGACGATTGTCCGTGCTCTTGCCCCTTACCTCCAGATCAAGAGCTCCGAGGATGACTTGGCTGTGCGCAGTGGTGTCTTGGATGCCATGGCTCGCATGGCGGTATCCGTCGGTGCCGAGGCTTTCCAACCATATGTGGTGGACATCATGCAGTCAAGCCACGAGGGACTCCACCTCGATAACACCCGCCTCAGGGAGTCTAGCTTCATTCTCTGGAGCAGCTTGGCCAAGGTCTACGGAAAGGAGTTTGCGCCCTTCTTGCCTGACGTTTTCCAGGCCCTTTTCAACAGCCTccagttggaggaggaggaaatggTCCTCAAGCTGagtgaggaagagaagggaatTGTCGGCACCGATGACGACATCATCGCCGCTGGtaagaagatcaagatcaaggatctcgaggatgaggagagcttcatggaggaagacgatgatgacgatgagtGGGACGAGATTGGTGTTTCTCTCGAggcgctggagaaggaggttgctcTTGAGATCCTCGGTGACCTGCTCACCCACGCTTGCGGCCCTACCGAGATTGCCCAGTACCTCGAGAAGTCGATCGAGATGGTCGCCCCTCTCGCTGAGCACTCGTACGAGGGCTGCCGCAAGTGCGCTATTTCCACCTTGTGGCGTGCGTATGCGCGTGTCTGGCAGCTCATGGAGCAGGAGACTGGCAGCAGCTGGGAGCCCGGTCTTCCCCTCAAGCAGGCCCCCACCCAAACCATTGTCAAGCTTGGCGAGATTGTCACCAAGGCCACCAGCGCCATCTGGCAGCAAGAAGCCGATCG GTCTGTTGTTACCGACATCAACCGTAATGTTGCGGCCACTCTCAAGACCTGTGGACCGGCTATTATTGCCGACAACGTCTTCCTGACCGAGACTATCACTGCCGTTGGTGCCATCATCACTCGCTCCCACCCCTGCCAGCAGGATCttggcgatgacgacgaggagcaggaggtgCTCGGTTCATCCGAGTATGACTGGCTTGTTATTGACACGGCCCTTGACGTCGTGATTGGCCTTGCTATTGCCCTCGGCCCTGACTTCAACGAGCTCTGGAAGATCTTCGAGAAGCCCATCCTCAAGTTCGCCGGTTCCGAGGCCGAGAACATTGAGAGGTCCACCGGCGTCGGCGTAATTGCTGAGTGCGCTGCCAACATGGGCGAGACTGTTACCCCCTACACCGAGAAGCTTCTGAAGCTGCTTCTCAAGCGCTTGTCGGATACGGACCAGGAGACCAAGAGTAATGCTGCGTATGCTGTTGGACAGCTCATCTTCAGTTCCACGGCTTCCAACATCTACCTTCCTCACTACCAGACCATCCTCCAAAAGCTTGAGCCCATGCTCCAGATCCCCGAGGCTCGCATCAAGGACAATGCTGCTGGCTGCCTCTGCCGCATGATCATGGCTCACGCTGACCAggttcctcttcctcacgTCCTCCCTGCTCTTGTCGGTCTCCTGCCGCTGAAGGAGGATTTTGAGGAGAACACGCCTGTTTACCAGTGCATCAGCAAGTTGTTTGAGCTGAACGAGCCTACCATCCAAGGCCTCGCCCCCCAGCTTATTCCCGTGTTTGAGGCTGTCCTCAGCCCTCCCGCGGATCAGCTCGACGACGAGACCCGCGAGATTGTTCGCCACATCGTCCAAGGACTGTTCAAGCTCAACCAGGGACTGTTTAACAACCACCCAACCGTCTTGCAGTTGGCTGGTCTCGCTTGA
- a CDS encoding hypothetical protein (EggNog:ENOG503P00F; COG:S; antiSMASH:Cluster_6), with amino-acid sequence MADAGELPEYRLYDYDPNLPANVVFTVLFSIVTIGQFYFLIRKRTWYFLAFAIACLFEAVGYAARCVAVKEAPNFTLTPFLIQTLLILLAPALMAASIYMVLGRLIRLLDAHEYAIVRTNWLTKIFVVGDVLSFMTQSAGGGLMAQAKTPDAMKQAEGIVLGGLAIQIVFFGMFIVTTIIFHRRILKRPTERSLRVEGPWRQLILALYISSVLIMVRSIFRMIEFGAGKQSILMQKEVFLLALDGVLMFLVGVVFLWKFPGDVLVGYKEVWQTTDEETLGSRGEGIPMVAGGKTAYQGVRSGEHGRYSTSVR; translated from the exons ATGGCCGATGCAGGGGAACTTCCAGAGTACAGACTCTACGACTACGATCCCAACCTACCCGCCAATGTTGTGTTCACCGTCCTGTTTTCGATCGTCACCATCGGCCAGTTCTACTTTTTGATCCGCAAGCGAACATGGTACTTTCTCGCTTTTGCGATTGCCTGTCTGT TCGAAGCAGTAGGCTATGCCGCGCGTTGCGTTGCCGTTAAAGAAGCTCCGAACTTCACACTCACCCCGTTCCTGATACAAACCCTGCTCATCTTGCTCGCCCCAGCGCTGATGGCAGCGTCTATCTACATGGTGCTCGGGAGGTTGATCAGACTTCTAGATGCACACGAGTACGCAATTGTGCGGACAAACTGGCTGACCAAGATATTTGTTGTGGGGGACGTGTTGAGTTTCATGACGCAGAGCGCTG GTGGAGGATTGATGGCCCAAGCCAAGACGCCGGATGCCATGAAGCAAGCTGAAGGGATTGTGCTCGGTGGCCTTGCGATTCAGATTGTGTTCTTCGGCATGTTCATCGTCACGACGATCATATTCCACAGAAGAATTTTGAAGCGTCCAACCGAGAGAAGCCTCAGGGTGGAAGGGCCGTGGCGGCAGCTGATTCTGGCGCTGTACATCAGCTCGGTCTTGATCATGGTCAGATCAATTTTCAGGATGATTGAGTTCGGGGCGGGAAAACAAAGCATCCTGATGCAAAAAGAagttttcttgttggcccTGGATGGAGTGCTGATGTTCTTGGTCGGAGTGGTATTTCTGTGGAAGTTTCCGGGGGATGTTTTGGTGGGGTATAAGGAGGTGTGGCAGACGACAGATGAAGAGACGCTGGGGAGTCGCGGAGAGGGGATTCCCATGGTGGCTGGAGGTAAAACCGCATATCAAGGGGTACGGAGCGGAGAACACGGGCGGTACTCCACCTCAGTCCGGTAA
- a CDS encoding hypothetical protein (EggNog:ENOG503NXMG; SMCOG1138:FAD linked oxidase domain protein; CAZy:AA7; COG:C; antiSMASH:Cluster_6) has product MVTVNLRATTVAAVLIVLADQTTATCPSRFSWENNVLTKAAINSTNNAELFDFGPVEGTPASSKIIGGIPRPRCKTFPGDPLWPSNSVWNLLNLTLGGALIKTVPLAAPCYSDWPQYDAAQCEYVKTNWNRPQLHVEDPTSAMFPLWQGQTCMPLDHPSQIYDNCTLGGYASYSVAVTKVSQIQLALNFARATNIRLVVKNTGHDFADKSMGAGSLSVWTHKLKDIQYIPDYTCNGHSGPALKLGSGVETEEVYQAAEAHNVTVVGGECRTVGMAGGYIAGGGHSPMSSLVGMGADQVLSLDVVLPNGRFVTASQSSYPDLFWALRGGGGSTYGVVTSVTVKAYPQIPVSTLGFVFGTSPNVTADTFWAGVEAYTTYFDTFTAVGAYGYWLIVNIGPGQFFFSMNPLWGGNMTLAQFQPLIQPFLDDLANLGISIDPVWNEYPSLYQAHSGTFPPENVGGADNRAASRLFPKDNFINPTKRNETMAAVRYAVEAGGILIGYNIRAAPNSAVNQTNSVNPAWRETTGFFILAAAWPADASPAVIQAQSNILTNDWMARWRQVSPGAGSYLSEGDINEPNWQQSFYGSHYPRLLQLKKKYDPTGLFYAHTAVGSEDWEVEGQLPGLPTQNGRLCKKP; this is encoded by the coding sequence ATGGTCACAGTCAACCTCCGGGCGACAACTGTCGCAGCTGTACTAATTGTTCTAGCTGACCAAACGACGGCAACATGCCCCTCCCGTTTCTCCTGGGAGAACAATGTCTTGACCAAAGCGgccatcaacagcaccaacaacgCAGAGCTCTTTGACTTTGGTCCCGTCGAGGGCACGCCGGCGAGCTCCAAAATCATCGGTGGCATCCCAAGACCGAGATGCAAAACATTCCCCGGAGATCCCCTCTGGCCATCCAACTCGGTGTggaacctcctcaacctgaCGCTCGGGGGCGCGCTCATCAAGACAGTTCCCCTCGCCGCTCCATGCTACAGCGACTGGCCTCAGTACGACGCCGCTCAGTGTGAATACGTCAAAACAAACTGGAACAGACCGCAGCTCCATGTCGAGGACCCAACTTCGGCCATGTTCCCGCTCTGGCAAGGGCAAACCTGTATGCCCTTGGATCACCCCAGCCAGATCTACGACAACTGCACCTTGGGAGGGTATGCTTCCTATTCCGTCGCCGTTACCAAGGTATCCCAGATTCAGCTGGCACTCAACTTTGCTCGCGCAACCAACATCcggctggtggtgaagaacACGGGTCATGATTTCGCCGACAAGTCTATGGGTGCTGGTTCGCTGTCTGTCTGGACTCACAAGCTCAAAGATATCCAGTACATTCCGGATTACACCTGCAACGGACATTCGGGGCCAGCCCTCAAGCTCGGTTCCGGGGTAGAGACAGAGGAAGTCTACCAAGCTGCCGAGGCACACAACGTCACCGTCGTTGGCGGTGAGTGCAGAACTGTGGGCATGGCGGGCGGATATATCGCCGGAGGTGGCCATTCCCCCATGTCTTCGCTTGTAGGCATGGGTGCCGACCAAGTTCTCTCGCTCGACGTCGTACTTCCCAACGGTCGTTTCGTCACCGCCAGCCAAAGCTCGTACCCCGATCTGTTCTGGGCTCtccgaggaggcggtggcaGTACCTATGGCGTGGTCACCTCGGTGACTGTCAAGGCCTACCCTCAGATCCCCGTTTCGACTCTCGGCTTCGTCTTTGGCACCTCCCCCAATGTCACAGCGGACACTTTCTGGGCTGGTGTGGAAGCATACACAACCTATTTCGACACCTTCACTGCGGTCGGCGCCTATGGGTACTGGCTCATTGTGAATATTGGCCCGGGCCAGTTCTTCTTCAGCATGAACCCCCTGTGGGGAGGCAACATGACGCTCGCTCAATTCCAACCTCTTATCCAGCCCTTCTTGGACGACCTCGCCAATCTCGGCATTTCTATTGATCCTGTCTGGAACGAATACCCCAGCCTATACCAAGCACACTCTGGCACTTTCCCCCCAGAGAACGTGGGAGGGGCTGACAACCGCGCCGCATCTCGGCTCTTCCCAAAAGACAACTtcatcaacccaaccaagAGGAACGAAACGATGGCTGCTGTGCGGTATGCCGTCGAGGCAGGCGGTATCTTGATTGGCTACAACATCCGTGCTGCCCCCAACTCAGCCGTGAACCAGACCAACAGTGTCAACCCCGCCTGGAGAGAGACAACCGGCTTCTTCATTCTCGCAGCTGCCTGGCCTGCCGATGCCAGCCCTGCCGTCATCCAAGCGCAGAGCAACATTTTAACGAATGACTGGATGGCGAGGTGGAGACAGGTGAGCCCAGGGGCGGGAAGCTACCTGTCCGAGGGTGATATCAATGAGCCGAACTGGCAACAGTCTTTCTACGGCTCGCACTATCCGAGACTGCTccagctgaagaagaagtatGATCCGACCGGCTTGTTCTACGCGCATACAGCTGTCGGAAGCGAGGACTGGGAGGTAGAAGGACAGCTGCCGGGGCTGCCGACTCAGAACGGGCGCTTGTGCAAAAAGCCTTGA